From the genome of Gracilinanus agilis isolate LMUSP501 chromosome 2, AgileGrace, whole genome shotgun sequence, one region includes:
- the OGFOD1 gene encoding prolyl 3-hydroxylase OGFOD1 has protein sequence MSGKRRADQGPVSEGKKKGKRELTGEFSATLREETVKKQVAEAWSRRTRFSHEAIVMDPDPFQHCVIPNFIQCQTFLEGLQKELLDLDFHEKCNDLYKFKQSDDLKNRDELHISALRRVLFEDFRRWLSDIILIDLESTIDISCAKYEYTDILLCHDDELEGRRIAFILYLVPPWDKSLGGTLDLYSTDEHFQPKQIVKSLIPSWNTLVFFEVSPVSYHQVSEVLSEGKCRLSISGWFHGPSQTRSSSYFEPLLPRSPHVLRDNEILYEWINPIYMDIDSQAQIQEEFEERSEILLKEFFKSEKYEKICEALEKEDLEWSKRGPPNKRFYETAEEEKLPDILRDCMELFRSEALFLLLSNFTGLKLHFLVSSDEDNEDQTGNDEEESEEISHISSKRENYQEASGHTSQQSKIETALEPEEEEAKNKSTVPTCTGELRYWKNGHYTLVHDTKNTEFALDLLFYCGCKGWKTEYGGFTSYIAKGEDEELLTVTPEENSLALVYRDRETLKFVKHINHQSLERKKTGQNRTGFWDFSFVYYE, from the exons ATGAGCGGGAAACGGCGCGCGGATCAGGGACCTGTctcagagggaaagaagaaggggaagcGCGAGTTGACAGGAGAGTTCTCGGCTACTCTACGTGAGGAGACGGTGAAAAAGCAGGTGGCTGAGGCCTGGAGCCGGAGGACGAGGTTCAGTCATG aaGCCATAGTTATGGACCCAGATCCTTTCCAACATTGTGTGATCCCAAACTTCATCCAGTGCCAGACTTTCTTGGAAGGACTTCAGAAGGAACTTTTGGATTTGGATTTCCATGAGAAATGCAATGACTTGTACAAATTCAAACAG TCGGATGATCTGAAGAATAGAGACGAACTTCATATCTCTGCTTTAAG GAGAGTTCTGTTTGAAGATTTCCGGAGATGGCTTTCTGACATCATTTTGATTGACTTGGAATCAACTATTGATATCTCCTGTGCTAAGTATGAGTATACAG ATATCCTGTTATGCCATGATGATGagctggagggaaggagaattgctttcattttatatcttgttccTCCTTGGGACAAGAGCCTTGGCGGTACCTTGGACTTATACAGTACAGatg AACATTTCCAGCCAAAACAGATTGTTAAGTCTCTTATCCCATCTTGGAACACCTTGGTTTTCTTTGAAGTGTCTCCAGTGTCCTACCATCAG gTTTCTGAAGTTCTGTCTGAAGGAAAATGTCGGCTGTCTATAAGTGGCTGGTTTCATGGCCCTTCTCAGACAAGGTCCTCAAGCTATTTTGAGCCCCTCTTACCTCGTAGCCCTCACGTTTTACGAGAT AATGAAATTTTGTACGAATGGATTAATCCAATCTACATGGACATTGATTCCCAGGCTCAAATTCAAGAGGAATTTGAAGAGCGGTCTGAAATTCTGTTGAAGGAATTTTTCAAG tctgaaaaatatgaaaaaatatgtgaGGCTTTGGAGAAAGAAGATCTAGAATGGAGCAAACGAGGTCCCCCCAACAAAAG GTTTTATGAAACAGCTGAGGAAGAGAAGCTTCCAGATATCTTAAGGGACTGCATGGAGTTATTTCGCTCTGAGGCCCTGTTCTTGCTGCTGTCCAACTTCACAGGCCTGAAGCTTCATTTCCTAGTCTCTTCAGATGAGGACAATGAGGACCAAACAGGCAATGAtgaagaagaaagtgaagaaattagCCATATTTCTTCTAAACGAGAAAACTACCAGGAGGCCAGTGGCCATACAAGCCAACAAAGCAAGATAGAAACAGCCCTAGAACCAGAGGAAGAAGAGGCAAAGAATA aatcaactgTCCCCACGTGCACTGGAGAGCTGAGGTATTGGAAGAATGGTCACTATACTCTAGTGCATGACACCAAAAATACTGAATTTGCTTTGGACCTGCTTTTCTATTGTGGCTGTAAAG gATGGAAAACAGAATATGGTGGCTTTACTTCCTACATTGCCAAAGGTGAAGATGAAGAG CTCCTAACAGTGACTCCAGAAGAGAATTCACTGGCATTGGTTTACAGAGATCGAGAAACTCTAAAATTCGTCAAGCACATCAACCACCAAAgcttagagagaaagaaaactggccaGAACAGAACGGGTTTCTGGGACTTTTCCTTTGTCTACTATGAATGA